In Micromonospora ferruginea, the sequence CCGACTTGGTCAGCGACGACGCGCCGTCGGTGGAGATGACGGTCATCTTGTCGATCGCGCCGATCGGGGCGCTGGCCGCGCCGACGACCTCGGGGAGCACCTTGACCAGGAGGTCCAGCACGGCGGCCTCGCCGTACGCGGCGAACGCCTCGGCCTTGCGGGCCATCGCGTCGGCCTCCGCCTGACCCCTGGCCAGGATGGCCGCGGCCTCGGCCGTGCCCTCCCGCTCGACCGCCTCGGCGATCGCGGACCGCCGCCGCTGCTCCGCCTCACCCTCCTTGGCGCCCTCGATCGCGTTCGCCTCGGCCAGCGCGGCCCGGCGGGCCCGCTCGCCCTCACCGGTGAGCCGCGACTGCTCGGCGGCGGCCTGGGCGGCGGCGATGGTGGCCTGCCGCTCGGCGTCGGCGCGCAGCACCGCCGCGTTGCGGGCGGCCTCGGCCTCCTGCTCCACCTTGTACCGCTGGGCGTCGGCCGGCTTGCGCACCTCGGTGTCGAGTTGGCGCTGCTTCAGCTCGGCGTTGCGCTCGGCCACCTTCTGCTGCTCGGAGAGGATCGCCTGGTCCCGCTCGGCCTGGGCGAGCGGCCCGGCCGCGGCCGAGCGCGCCTTCGCCGCGTCGATCTCGGCCTGGATGCCGGCCTGCTTGAGCGACAGGTTCCGGTTCGCCTCGGCGATCGCCTCCTCGGCGAGCAGCCGCTCCTGCTCGGCGGCCTGCCGGGCGCGGGCCTCGGCGATGGCGGCGTCCTTGAGCACCCGGGCGGCCTCGGGCCGGCCCAGGTCGGCGAGGTAGGACCCCTCGGCCAGGATGTCCTGGAGCTGGAACGTGTCCAGCACCAGACCCTGGTTGGTCATCGAGTGCTCGGCCTCCTCGGCGACCGCGCTGGCGAACGCCGCCCGGTCCCGGATGACCTCCTCGACGGTGAGCCGGCCGACGATCGAGCGCAGCGCGCCGGCCAGCACCTCCCGGGTGAAGTTGTCGATCTCGGCCTGCTGGTGCAGGAAGCGCTGGGCGGCGGCCCGGATCGCGTCCTCGGTGCCGCCGACCTTGACGATCGCGACGCCGTGCAGGTCGGCGCGGATGCCCTGCTTGCTCACCGCGCCCCGGATGCCGACGTCGATGCGCCGGCTGGACAGGTCGAGGGACTGCAGCTTCTGCACCACCGGCAGCACGAAGACCGAGGCGCCGAGCACGACCTTCTGGCCGGACATGTCGGTGGATCGGATGCCGTCGGCGGTCTGGGTGGTCCGGCCCTTGCGGCCGGTGACGATGAACGCCTCGTTCGGCCCGGCCACCTTGATCCGGGACAGCACGAACATGACGAGCAGGACGGCGAGGAGGACCGCGCCGCCGATGGCGACGAGCAGGGGCATGGGGGTTCCCGTCTGTTGAGGGAGTCAGTAGGTCTCGACGTGCACGCTGGTCTCGCTGAGCGCTTCGACCACGAAGATCCGGGCGCCGATCGGGATGGGCCCGTCGGCCCGGGCGTTGAGCTTGACCGGCTGGCCGGCGAGGCGTACCCGGACCTCGCCGTAACCGCCGCTGGGGATCGGGGTGACCACCAGGCCGATCGCGCCGGTCAGGTGGTCCCGGGTGGGGGTGGGGTCGGTGCGCATGTTGCGGGCCGCGCGGCTCAACCGGGCCGCCAGCCAGCCGGTGGGCACGGCGGCGAGCGCGCCGCCGGCCGCCGCCGCCGCGACCATCCCGGCGGTACGTCCGCCGAGCAGCTCGTTGACGATCGCGGCGCCGAACCCGAACGCACCGACGAACCCGGCGACCGCCTCCAGCGACACCGGGCCGTCGACGTCCGGATGGCCGAGGTGCAGCACTCCCGAGCCGAGCAGGGCGAGCGTCAGCACACCGACACCGGCTCCGCCGATGATCAGGAAGATGAGCGTCCCCATGGCCACGACCTGCACGGTATCGGTGTGGTGCAACATCCACTGCGTGCAGCGAACCCTCAGCGGCCACTCAGCGGGGTGCGATCGTCACCTCCAGACCGACCAGTTGTCGCGGCAGCGGCTGACGGATCAGCTCCCGGCCGGTGGTGTCGGCGAGCACGAAGTCACCGGTACCGAGCGGCCGGCGGTAGAGCAGCCGGTCGTCGTCGACCCAGACGACGTCCGCGCTGGGCAGCGGGTTCACCACCCGGCCGGTCGCGGCCTCCACCAGCAGCGGCTCCTCGCGGCCCTGGACCACCACCAGTTTCCCGTCGGGTGACCAGGACCATGGTCCGGCCGGGTCTCCGGGCAGCGGCTCGAAGCGGGTCGGCCGGCCGGTGTCGGCGGAGAAGAACTGGACTCCCCGCCGGGGGTGCCGGGCGGCCTCGGACCGGGAGCGGCTCAGATCGGTCTGCTGGAGCACCACGTCGCGTCCGTCCCGGCTCCAGACGAAGAAGCAGTAGTCGCTGCAGGGGAAGGCCCGGGTGTCGACGGGGTGGGGGAACCGGGCACCGTCGGCGCCGAGCACGATGAAGCCGAAGTGGTCCAGTTGGCGGGTGGTGAACAGCACCCGGCGGCCGTCCGGCGACCAACTCGGCGCGGTCAGCGCGCGGCCGACCTCGTACCAGCGGGTCTTTCCGTCGGCCAGGTCGAACAGGCCGATCTCCCGGGGGCGGGCGTCGTCCCGAACCGCGACGAGGGAGCCGGCGGGCGCCGGATAGATGCCGTCGTAGCGGTCGGTGGTCACGTATCGACCGCGGCCGCGGTCGAGCAGCACTCCCGAGCCGGAGCCGCCGGCCACCTGTCCCCGGGTGACCACCCAGTCGCCGGGCAGCACCAACGGCTGATCGGCCCAGGCCGCGCCGGGTTCGGGTCGGAGCGAGGGGTGGGCGTGGGCGGCGGGGTGGCCGGCGGCGGGGTGGGACGCGGTCGAAGCAGCACGAACGGCAGGATCACCGCGATCACCGCGACCACGGTGGCGGCGGCGGTGGTGACCCGCCGCCGGCGGCGCAGCCGTCGACCCTGCCCGAGCGCCCGGAGCGCCAGGTCCGGCGCAGGTGCCGCATCGGCGGCCAGGTCGCGTACGGCCGTCCGGAGCGTCTCGTCCAGCGACGTGCTCATCGGGCCACCTCCGCCGGGTTGGTCATCTCGTCGAGCGCCGGCACGAGATGCCGGAGCCGGGCCAGCGCCTTGGCGCTCTGGCTCGCTACGGTCCCGGGTCGGCAGCCGAGCATCGCCGCGGTCTGCTCGACGCTCAGGTCCTCCAGGTAGCGCAGCGTCAGCACGGCGCGCTGGCGGGGCGGCAGCGCGCGCAGCGCGTCCCGCAGCAGCAGCCGCAGGTCGCTGTCGTCACCGGCCACCGGCCGTTCCGGCAGGTCCGCCACCGACACCTCCGCGCGCCGCGCCCGCCGCCGCCAGCCGGAGACCTGGTCGTGGTAGAGGATCCGTTTCACGTACGGCTCCGCGTCGCCACGGATCCGGGGCCATCGGGCGTACGCCTTCGCCAGCGCGTTCTGCAGCAGGTCCTCCGCCGCGTGCTGGTTGCCGGCGAGCGCGTACGCGACCCGCAGCAGGACCGCTCCGCGCTCGTTGACGAACGCGGTGAACTCCCGGTCGACCTCCGCCACCGTCCACCTCCGTCTCTTCGACGCCCGCGGCGGGGAAAACTTTGCCCGCCGCGCGACAATGGGCGGCATGCGCTGGACCGTGCTCGACTCGCCGATCGGGGAGTTCTCCGTCGGCACCGACGCCGACGCGGTGCGCGGCACGCACTTCGGCCGGGTGGCGGGTGCCGCCGACGAACCCGGCGACGACCTGGCCCGGCGGGCGGTGGCGGAGCTGCGGGCCTACTTCGCCGGGGAGCTGACCGAGTTCGGCGTGCCGGTGTCGGCGCCCCGGGGCTCGGAGTTCGAGCGCGCGGTCTGGCGCGAGATGACAGGCATCCCCTACGGGGAGACGACCACCTACGGCGCGGTGGCGAAGACGCTCGGTGAGCCGGGTGCGGCCCGGGCGGTGGGGGTGGCGTGCAACCGCAACCCGGTGCCGGTGATCGTGCCGTGTCACCGGATCGTGGGGGCGGGCGGCAAGCTGGTCGGCTTCGGCGGTGGGCTGCCGCGCAAGGTGACCCTGCTGGAGTTGGAGGCCGGCGTCGCGCTGCGACGGGCCTGGTCCTGACCCGACCGACCAATTGATCATGAAGTTGGCGGCGCCCGCCGTCCGATTTGTCGCCCGTCAACTTCATGATCGCCGCGCCTTGTCCGCCCGTCGGTGCCCGCTTGGGGCTGATCAAGGAGTTTGTGTCGGCGGCCGTGACTCACCCGTCCTGTTCCGCTGGTGGGCCGGGTGGGGCAGGAGTGGGTGGACGATCTTCGTATGCCCGGCGGGGCTCATACGCGACGAGGGCCGGGTCCCGACGGACCCGGCCCTCGCGATGTGCTTCGTCAGCGCGTCAGCGCTCGACCTCACCGGCGATGAACGCCTCGACGGCGGCGTGCGCGTCGTGGTCGGCGTACTGCTCCGGCGGGGACTTCATGAAGTAGGACGAGGCGGAGAGGATCGGGCCACCGATCTTCCGGTCCAGCGCGATCTTCGCGGCGCGGACGGCGTCGATGATGACACCGGCCGAGTTCGGCGAGTCCCACACCTCGAGCTTCAGCTCCGCGTTCAGCGGGGTGTCACCGAAGGAGCGGCCCTCCAGACGGATGTACGCCCACTTGCGGTCGTCCAGCCACGGCACGTGGTCGGACGGGCCGATGTGCACGTCGCTCTTGCTCATCTCGTGCGGGATCTGGGAGGTCACCGACTGGGTCTTCGAGATCTTCTTCGAGACCAGGCGGTTGCGCTCCAGCATGTTCATGAAGTCCATGTTGCCGCCGAAGTTGAGCTGGTAGGTGCGCAGCAGCTCGACCCCGCGGTCCTCGAAGAGCTTCGCCAGCGCGCGGTGCACGATGGTGGCGCCGACCTGGCTCTTGATGTCGTCACCCACGATCGGCAGACCGGCGTCGGTGAACTTCTGCGCCCACTCCGGGTCGGAGGCGATGAAGACCGGCAGGGCGTTCACGAACGCGCAGCCGGCGTCGATCGCGGCCTGGGCGTAGAACTTGTCGGCCTGCTCGGAGCCCACCGGCAGGTAGGAGACGACCACGTCGACCTGCGCGTCGCGCAGTGCCTGCGCCACGTCGACCGGCTGGGCGTCCGACTCCTCGACGATCTCCCGGTAGTACTGCCCGAGACCGTCGAAGGTCGGGCCGCGCTGCACGGTGACGCCGGTCGGCGCCACGTCGCACAGCTTGATCGTGTTGTTCTCGCTGGCGACGATCGCCTCCGCGAGGTCCATGCCCACCTTCTTGGCGTCGACGTCGAACGCCGCGACGAACTTCACGTCGGAGACGTGGTAGTCGCCGAAGGTGACGTGCATGAGACCCGGGACGCGGTCGTTCGGGTCGGCGTCCCGGTAGTACTCCACGCCCTGCACGAGGGACGAGGCGCAGTTACCCACACCGACGATGGCGACGCGGACGGAGCCCATAGCGTCTGCCTCCTTCTTCTTCATCACGGCCGCTCTGTCCTGGACGTTCCAGGCGTGGGCGGGCTGTCGTTGTCTCCTCGGCCCGTGGCCGTCCCGGTGCCCGGGGCGGTCGGGGCCCGGCCGGAGCGCTCGTTGGCGATGAGCTCCTCCAGCCAGCGGACCTCGCGCTCGCAGGCGTCGAGCCCGTGGCGCTGCAGTTCCAGGGTGTACGCGTCGAGGCGCTCGGCTGCCCGGCCGAGCACGTCACGAAGACCCTCGCGACGTTCCTCGATCTTGCGACGGCGACCTTCCAGGATCCGGAGCCGGGTGGCCTGGTCGGTCCGGGCGAAGAACGCGAAGTGCACGCCGAAGCCCGTGTCGTCGTACGTCTCGGGTCCAGCCTGCGCTATGAGCTGGGCGAAGCGTTCCTTGCCCTCCGCGGTAATGGTGTAGACCACCCGACCGCGTCGGCTGGTCAGCGCGGGAACCTCCTCGGCGGTCGCGGGTGTCTCGGCGGCTTCGGTGATCCATCCCGCCGCCTGCAGCCGTCGCAGGGTCGGGTAGAGCGAGCCGTAGCTGATCGCCGCCCGGATGGCGCCGAGCTTCGCGGTCAACTCCTTGCGCAGCTCGTAACCGTGCATCGGCGCCTCCTGCAGGAGACCCAGGATGGCGAACTCGAGCACGGGCGCCGTCCCTTCTTTCCCCCTGCGCGGAGAGCTAACCACCGCGATGTATCGGTCCGATACATCGAACGTTAGCGGACGGCGGTGGCCAGGGCAAACCCCCGTCTACGCGACGCGATCATCACTGATCGTGACCATGGTCGCCTGGGTTCGCCGGAGCGCGTACCCTTTGCCGCATGCGTACGCAGCGCCAGGTGGTCGACTACTCGCTCCAGAAGCGAGCGGTGCTGCGCGAGCTCCTGGCCGGGCGGATCGGCACGTACGACGTGTGCGACGCCTCGCCGTACCTGAAGAACGCCGCGCGCTTCCACGGCGAACCGACCGACCATCGCTGCCCGATCTGCCGTAGCGAGAACCTGATCCACGTCCACTACATTTACGGTGACGAACTCAAGCAGTCGGCGGGTCAGGCGCGTACCCGGGCGGAGTTGCCCGTCCTGGCCATGACGCTGCGTGAGTTCCAGGTGTTCGTGGTGGAGGTCTGTCCCGGCTGCGACTGGAACCATCTGGTCGAGCAGTTCCTGCTCGGCCGGGACGGTCTCGCGGACGAGGCGGCGGACGCGACCGGGGCGGTCACGGCCGACGGCTCCACCCCTCGGCGAAGGCGAGAGGCGCAACGGTGAACGCGACTGTCCCGATCGTCGCCGGCCCGTTTCCCGGGCGGCACGAGCGACAGTCTTTAAGCGTAATTGGTCCGAATAGATCGGATTTGACGGGTGCACGCCGGCAGGGCCGGCAGGTAGCGTCCCGTGTTTCAGCTCACGGCAACCCGGTGGCGACGCCCCCGCGTCCCACCGCGACCGGCAGGGTGTGAGGAATGAACTACGGCGATCCCAGTTCTTCGCGTGGGCGGGCCCAGATCCCGGGCCCGAACGGCGACACCGGCTCCGAGCGGAGCCCGCGCGGAAACGGCTGGTCCGGCGCCCCGGAGGGCGGAGCCTCGGCGCGCGCCTCGGTCACCCCACGCGGCGCCGGCGGCCGGGCTCCGGTCAGCGGCGTACCACCGATGCCGCGCGGCGCCGCGGGCGCGGCCCCGGTCGGCCGTGCCGGCGCGGGCCGTGCCTCGGTCCCCGTCTCGCCGGCACCCGGCGTCTCCGGGCGCGCGGGCGCCGGACGGGCGTCGGTCCCGGTCTCCCCGGCCGGTCCGGCCGGACGCGCCTCGGTCGGCGCGGCGAGCGTGGGCGGCGCCGGGCGGGCCGGTGTCGGCGCGGCGCCGGTCGGTGGCCGCGCCGCGGTGGCGCGAGCCGGCGTGCCCGGCTTCAGCGGCGGCGGTCCGGGTGGTCCCGGTGGCCCGGGCGGCCCGACCGGTCCCGGCCGGAGCGGTCGTGGTGGGGACCCGGCGCGGGCGAAGAAGCGGCGTCGGCTCAACATGCTGATCGCCGGCTTCGCCGTGTTCATCATGCTCGCCGGCATCGGAGTGGTCAGCTTCACCTGGTACTCGCAGAAGGTGCTGCTCCCCGAGGACACCATCCCGCCGCTCTCCACCACCATCTATGACTCGACCGGGAAGACGCCGATCGCCCGGATCGGTGACCAGAACCGCCAGTTGGTCACCATCCAGCAGATCCCGGAGCACGTCCAGCACGCGGTCGCGGCCGCCGAGGACCGCAACTTCTACCGCCACTCCGGCGTGGACTACAAGGGCATCGCCCGGGCCGCGTGGAACAACCTCAGCGGTGGCGACAAGCAGGGTGCCTCGACCATCACCCAGCAGTACGCGCGCAACGCGTTCGAGAACCTGAACCAGGACACGTACGGCCGCAAGGTGAAGGAGGCGATCCTCGCCTCCAAGCTGAACGACAAGTACGACAAAAGCGTGATCATGCAGCACTACCTGAACGTCATCTACTTCGGACGTGGCGCGTACGGCATCCAGGCGGCCGCGCAGACCTACTTCCAGAAGGACGTCGCCAAGCTGACCGTGGCCGAGGCCGCGGTGCTGGCCGCGCTGATCAAGCAGCCCGAGCCGAGCGCCACGCACCAGGGCTTCGACCCGGCGATCAACCCGCAGGACGCGCTGGACCGGTGGAACTACGTCATCAACGGCATGATCACCGAGAAGTGGCTCGACGCGCCGAACATGCCGCAGCACCCCACCGAATACCCGAAGAACATCCAGAAGCCGACGAAGACCGGCGCCGGCAGCTTCGGCGTCAACACCCCGTACGGCAACGTCGTGAACTACGTCTCGCAGGAACTGCGTGAGATGAACCTCTGCACCGACAACGAGGCCGAGGCGACCGCCGACAAGCCGCTCTGCGCGAAGGCGCTCAGCCGCGGCGGCTACAAGATCACCACGACGATCGACAAGAAGATGCAGGACGCGGTGCTCGACGCGGCCCAACGGGCCAAGAAGGGCTCCGCGCTCGCCGGGCAGCCGTCGAACCTCATGGCCGCGGTGGTCTCGATCGACCCGAAGACCGGCGGGGTACGCGCCTACTACGGCGGCGACAACGGCACCGGCACCGACTACGCGGGCAAGAACGT encodes:
- a CDS encoding flotillin family protein; the encoded protein is MPLLVAIGGAVLLAVLLVMFVLSRIKVAGPNEAFIVTGRKGRTTQTADGIRSTDMSGQKVVLGASVFVLPVVQKLQSLDLSSRRIDVGIRGAVSKQGIRADLHGVAIVKVGGTEDAIRAAAQRFLHQQAEIDNFTREVLAGALRSIVGRLTVEEVIRDRAAFASAVAEEAEHSMTNQGLVLDTFQLQDILAEGSYLADLGRPEAARVLKDAAIAEARARQAAEQERLLAEEAIAEANRNLSLKQAGIQAEIDAAKARSAAAGPLAQAERDQAILSEQQKVAERNAELKQRQLDTEVRKPADAQRYKVEQEAEAARNAAVLRADAERQATIAAAQAAAEQSRLTGEGERARRAALAEANAIEGAKEGEAEQRRRSAIAEAVEREGTAEAAAILARGQAEADAMARKAEAFAAYGEAAVLDLLVKVLPEVVGAASAPIGAIDKMTVISTDGASSLTKSVAGNVAQGLQLGSDLTGIDLAGLLARLGSAHTNGKSTVDGSTVNP
- a CDS encoding NfeD family protein encodes the protein MLHHTDTVQVVAMGTLIFLIIGGAGVGVLTLALLGSGVLHLGHPDVDGPVSLEAVAGFVGAFGFGAAIVNELLGGRTAGMVAAAAAGGALAAVPTGWLAARLSRAARNMRTDPTPTRDHLTGAIGLVVTPIPSGGYGEVRVRLAGQPVKLNARADGPIPIGARIFVVEALSETSVHVETY
- a CDS encoding SigE family RNA polymerase sigma factor, which translates into the protein MAEVDREFTAFVNERGAVLLRVAYALAGNQHAAEDLLQNALAKAYARWPRIRGDAEPYVKRILYHDQVSGWRRRARRAEVSVADLPERPVAGDDSDLRLLLRDALRALPPRQRAVLTLRYLEDLSVEQTAAMLGCRPGTVASQSAKALARLRHLVPALDEMTNPAEVAR
- a CDS encoding methylated-DNA--[protein]-cysteine S-methyltransferase, producing MRWTVLDSPIGEFSVGTDADAVRGTHFGRVAGAADEPGDDLARRAVAELRAYFAGELTEFGVPVSAPRGSEFERAVWREMTGIPYGETTTYGAVAKTLGEPGAARAVGVACNRNPVPVIVPCHRIVGAGGKLVGFGGGLPRKVTLLELEAGVALRRAWS
- a CDS encoding inositol-3-phosphate synthase, with protein sequence MGSVRVAIVGVGNCASSLVQGVEYYRDADPNDRVPGLMHVTFGDYHVSDVKFVAAFDVDAKKVGMDLAEAIVASENNTIKLCDVAPTGVTVQRGPTFDGLGQYYREIVEESDAQPVDVAQALRDAQVDVVVSYLPVGSEQADKFYAQAAIDAGCAFVNALPVFIASDPEWAQKFTDAGLPIVGDDIKSQVGATIVHRALAKLFEDRGVELLRTYQLNFGGNMDFMNMLERNRLVSKKISKTQSVTSQIPHEMSKSDVHIGPSDHVPWLDDRKWAYIRLEGRSFGDTPLNAELKLEVWDSPNSAGVIIDAVRAAKIALDRKIGGPILSASSYFMKSPPEQYADHDAHAAVEAFIAGEVER
- a CDS encoding PadR family transcriptional regulator; the protein is MLEFAILGLLQEAPMHGYELRKELTAKLGAIRAAISYGSLYPTLRRLQAAGWITEAAETPATAEEVPALTSRRGRVVYTITAEGKERFAQLIAQAGPETYDDTGFGVHFAFFARTDQATRLRILEGRRRKIEERREGLRDVLGRAAERLDAYTLELQRHGLDACEREVRWLEELIANERSGRAPTAPGTGTATGRGDNDSPPTPGTSRTERP
- a CDS encoding DUF5318 domain-containing protein encodes the protein MRTQRQVVDYSLQKRAVLRELLAGRIGTYDVCDASPYLKNAARFHGEPTDHRCPICRSENLIHVHYIYGDELKQSAGQARTRAELPVLAMTLREFQVFVVEVCPGCDWNHLVEQFLLGRDGLADEAADATGAVTADGSTPRRRREAQR
- a CDS encoding transglycosylase domain-containing protein — its product is MNYGDPSSSRGRAQIPGPNGDTGSERSPRGNGWSGAPEGGASARASVTPRGAGGRAPVSGVPPMPRGAAGAAPVGRAGAGRASVPVSPAPGVSGRAGAGRASVPVSPAGPAGRASVGAASVGGAGRAGVGAAPVGGRAAVARAGVPGFSGGGPGGPGGPGGPTGPGRSGRGGDPARAKKRRRLNMLIAGFAVFIMLAGIGVVSFTWYSQKVLLPEDTIPPLSTTIYDSTGKTPIARIGDQNRQLVTIQQIPEHVQHAVAAAEDRNFYRHSGVDYKGIARAAWNNLSGGDKQGASTITQQYARNAFENLNQDTYGRKVKEAILASKLNDKYDKSVIMQHYLNVIYFGRGAYGIQAAAQTYFQKDVAKLTVAEAAVLAALIKQPEPSATHQGFDPAINPQDALDRWNYVINGMITEKWLDAPNMPQHPTEYPKNIQKPTKTGAGSFGVNTPYGNVVNYVSQELREMNLCTDNEAEATADKPLCAKALSRGGYKITTTIDKKMQDAVLDAAQRAKKGSALAGQPSNLMAAVVSIDPKTGGVRAYYGGDNGTGTDYAGKNVENGVVSGGHSPGSSFKIYTLAAALKEGISIKSRWKGSAFTPKDTKFKVSNAGADRVKCGDSCTLELSTLKSLNVPFYYITEKIGPDKVVEMAKQAGVTTMWRTDTNPAKAYDLTKVKDTKEVAPDPFFNVVGYGQYPITVLDHANGVATFANEGVYNKAHFIKRVQKQNPSTGKWDTVGGEKLKGQQRIDKDIVADVTSVLKQYPGQVNRRLDDGRQAAEKTGTWELGDGSTRNGDAWMIGYTPQLATAVWVGNLKDRKAIKYKGGEDISGAKMPGEIFQRFMNDALKGKDKEEFPPAANIGKDDVGNGEMPAPPPPAGGPTCDPLGLFCPDGNQGGGNQGGNPGGGNPGGGDQGGGLPGFPGGGGRGGGVLPSTPPTRQTN